A single genomic interval of Spirosoma linguale DSM 74 harbors:
- a CDS encoding conserved hypothetical protein (KEGG: tau:Tola_1804 hypothetical protein), whose protein sequence is MKKTILVALVTVCSLLSLNGNAQSKDQAAVTQAVSQLRTLMIDPDKAKLEALATDELSYGHSNGKLEDKKEFIEALMNGSSDFKTIDLTDQTVTVVDNTAFVRHKLMAETANDGKPGTAKLSVLLVWVKQKGSWKLLARQAVKI, encoded by the coding sequence ATGAAGAAAACCATTCTAGTTGCGCTCGTTACCGTATGCAGCCTGTTGTCTCTGAACGGAAACGCACAAAGCAAAGACCAGGCCGCCGTAACGCAGGCTGTTAGCCAGCTCCGGACACTCATGATCGACCCCGATAAAGCCAAGCTGGAAGCACTGGCTACCGATGAGCTGAGTTACGGGCATTCGAACGGGAAGCTGGAGGACAAAAAAGAGTTTATCGAAGCCCTGATGAACGGCTCGTCGGACTTTAAAACCATCGACCTCACCGATCAAACGGTTACTGTGGTCGATAATACCGCCTTCGTTCGGCACAAGCTAATGGCCGAAACGGCAAATGATGGGAAACCCGGCACCGCAAAGTTATCCGTGTTGCTCGTTTGGGTGAAGCAGAAAGGAAGCTGGAAATTACTGGCCCGACAGGCCGTTAAGATTTAG